A window from Elusimicrobiota bacterium encodes these proteins:
- a CDS encoding cyclic nucleotide-binding domain-containing protein, producing the protein MEKVTMTPEDYGELARALRRVDFFAALTIGQLEKILPYIMLYRGVKGTTVFSQGDVGDALYILRAGRVSVRVRKGFLFSKSVAELKAGDFFGEMALLAKDKRTATIRCEEESRFFVLLAADFQSVLRQNPGFADEMKKTAERRRFMSSHEE; encoded by the coding sequence ATGGAGAAGGTGACGATGACGCCGGAGGACTACGGGGAGCTCGCGCGGGCGCTGCGCCGGGTGGACTTCTTCGCGGCGCTCACGATCGGGCAGCTGGAGAAGATCCTCCCCTACATCATGCTCTACCGCGGGGTGAAGGGGACGACGGTGTTCTCTCAGGGAGACGTCGGCGACGCCCTCTACATCCTCCGCGCGGGACGGGTGAGCGTGCGGGTGAGGAAGGGCTTCCTCTTCTCGAAGTCGGTCGCGGAGCTCAAGGCCGGAGACTTCTTCGGCGAGATGGCCCTGCTCGCGAAGGACAAACGGACGGCCACGATCCGCTGCGAGGAGGAGAGCCGCTTCTTCGTGCTCCTGGCGGCGGACTTCCAGTCGGTGCTCCGCCAGAACCCCGGCTTCGCCGACGAGATGAAGAAGACCGCCGAGAGGAGGAGGTTCATGTCCAGCCATGAGGAATAG
- a CDS encoding carboxypeptidase regulatory-like domain-containing protein: protein MGRYAAVAALTLLALPSSARATFYLWNGAAGDINWYTPDNWTPSGTPGPADDVLIPSGSVYVDASSPAISVNLLNLGSGASAATLRLSTGIIATPTMNVRNKATLLFETTAPVSVANLTVENGGLVTHTGPLALSSATVRIQADVFVMQLGSTVSVSGKGYGGGFAVQSGSGPGSGFGTTNGADGGGHAQYGGIGYGSGHTGGNLYDDLFDPYDHGSGGGGALAPCYGGAGGGVVRIDATSATLNGYIAADGNSGTTGCLGGGGGGAGGTINVKTSYLLGTGTMTVLGGNGANGTNFGGGGGSGGRVAVRVTGENYARVRISSASGNGGTGAGFGTAPTGPGLVVMEPKIWTGDAGEGSTCRNTLNWSGYISPQSGEHVVFGSTNPTYGCFWDVPPAVTVGSVTLRPSYAGNLRVTTNMTVSGRFLVQNGTVTMNANLPLLLGGDLQQTGGRFDLNSGSVTFTGPVPQTATLLTGSTLYHFNALAGAQVTVVSDLALRGNITAQAGSTISFPSPTVFWSSGSLTALGKIDFAAGHLTLLGGSQLQTLSLPRLSDLRISNPFGALIPGGSSMSVVGQVLVDTGTSLNGAAVRLNVYGDWQNYGTFNAPGSTLSFIAASGDQNYYAGGSLPNLQLAKAAGSLLLRVPVTVTGNLTLSTGTLDLDGLSHSVRGHFTQMGGTLSVAGSTLVFDGSAVQTVSLLPGTSFQNFISSNALSVRLVSSVSVEGNLIVARGILDFSTMSVHVGGDFRNLGSSSTAANASTVTLNGTALQTLALRAGDALDSLVAANTGAGVLLASTVALRRNFTVSPGTRFDGGAGVFNLYGSSALWDTAGADYVGSAGHVVKWSSPIYVSAGSTVSAQVLLSTRATLLGALNIGDGNLSVLSGALLSALSSTITLRGASDLLFAPTGTKYLSNAASWIVFEGGGTDRAMSISTGPLRNLRFSPASVTDSFKLSTVQVTGHLILEKGTLRSSFTPTIEVQGDFVNSGGVVDLTADTTSTLRMTGPVEQRLELRAGDKLWRYEVASASVVRVAGAGLTLYDDLVMTAGTLNGGVARIDLYRNWVGGLALFEAAASTVAFVNPAAFTRQTFTDANHPVFNGLQVSVTTMAFASQFDAAVFTADRPSGLVYFVPSGMHRIYDFRANGGAPTTRLRLRCSAPGARWNLQVVSVSTVSSVDVSYSSAPTGATVQANDGLTIDGGENVNWNFLPKLVVVAPGETFTEWSGKSGPPDLQTAGSTFTVTVQAVSDAFGMVRNYSAPVSIGSSDIFATGLGVRTLVNGTTTYDVVLRRAEPNPRTTTLSASGAQTFGIAMSTLSVQPTAFDRLQILLVGEDALPGSPSGKTSVADVQTSGVPFAVLIRAVDRFYNRIDAAPAHVVAVDSLSASSKTLPAPQALSAGVATLGGAIVYSTGVYSMRAYDATDGTKFSNVSSTFSIFSFNFTSPTVRISIPPGAFVPTLGGRIAGTAADDVAIARVDVAFRDNVAMLFYDWTSGAFDSATPVFGKSTLSPPNGKSVIWSIPFSDEKLTEGTSYYAVVRSSNPTGLLANHESTFTFSTSRLVFGAGDGQGGGFITPVATAACTALSTATVTFGTGNDGIGPGGMVALHIPEGWTPLAGYTPKTDPDLGFVTILSTSLAWTVAGSSEILVNPPSIASTTLGSNWVVVRVKDGAPNGFKSGEQIRFVYNGYPPSGPGTGPQLFELRTQGGAGGALLPVALSPSIYITSGPARLLSFTSYEPVALGPLQTSPTMQLRVTDLCGNPATATATINAGLMAGVQNAGGFAVDDSAQFFLVGAVPTLGAFIAPGDDSSQPFYYYTSTTGLSGEVVRATATVLNATAEAARYVTLLASSATFAGVSIDTGTLLPGATSALLQVGVTGAMAYVRFTLADSRVPWDLVLSTDPSSYHPPLLAASGMGAAAAQTVPWNGVVCPPGVLCRYADPGRYYLRLRAAGADARVLEVRVPVTASIRGRLGSAGADAFVRAEGPGAGPGAFAVASSTGYFVVYGLSAGGRYNVTASTLATALGQGVYLSTTASGAVASAPGTDLGTLALPSPSFIRMSVTIPLPAPYEFWGSVYAHDAGFSGQAFGTLHYSSGSAVSDDGTQATGRSASTWTALALPAGRYDLDVSLFQVGITTTYYAVDLADGGRSDLNLVMPRRLNVSGRAVLPSTAPAGAWISVQAIPQGGRSPGAYASVYIPPPAGAVQPTSATYTLYGLDPGTWTVQAVSPGWLSTGTTVVLSTGDVGDPATGLGGADLPLGWGRVLGGTVSVSGDTRGLGGSDGLPGFAVRVDAYDPATFAHAGVTVRLATSAVLAAATFSLTGLEAGDWRVTAALAGFDKVPPAPELATVPGSGSAAPVTVSLAPNSSRVRLQLVLPPASGCRNAADYKAVGIYMSGPQTDLPAAADITALNGTNGVVESFHCSSMTFLSPPMATGLYRFQAVYGPGGQRRELYFPLVNGSTETAVLDLSAATYTVTGSLALSGPVSFPSAAGYTLSASSPAGITALSSSSAYCLLSSSHPTVLSSFHVELLPLDLRGGPAPGPLLLSTASCAAYAVPGGADGPPPLLAYAAAVGADGSFRFDGVPAGSYLLRTPRELDGRADDGEELADASRTVEVKGPTSVQVPVGVGSRVSGLVTLPYSVAPGRPVTVRLLDSAGRTARSILAQFNGERSASFSFERVGDGDYTLAAEDTGWPRGYAARPAAVRVRGADMEDLQVSLVLAGSVRGRVAVELRKADGTREFVLVGAGNRSLLPVGLSLQAVAVPWVDGGYFPALSEDCGGSACSAVAIDANGQFLIPGVLPGLYDVEAAAPAGSADGALSLVGDSLSGIEVREGQSVDAGTLRLRSSLALAGKVRDASTGAPLPNIRVLARPTVSVPGQTTARRAAPETTSASDGSYALEGLDPAVRFYDVVAAPRGEGQPGDYVPGYAQKIAAAVDLVSTGTVDFSLQAAPYSLSGRVVGTAGLPLKASLGDGTAPGAAVYVQKQGAIPLEGALADVSVRTDDLGFFAVPGLSSGVYRVVFSALGFATLSRTVNLSAGSLDLGTVTLGLGATLSGSLLKSDGSVIGEDEVVSILAATAGTDDVLSGTLAQDPNTRAVTGYRIGGFRGNTPYRILLLGRDGQTAVPVEAGSVVFSDTTTERSLDLVLRPSRPLVSAKSRRSGGDFLIDFMLSSPLRSRTGVDEDLSLLVATVAAAGSFLDGEISADRRRVSVTYRPGVSESSFTIRLRGYSAEPDPETLSVSDPGYLQVATFTFYAGVDGYNRANIPNATGGTLALEADPARVRLPRGAFFVDSSSSVQVSIQRSDTNLGASGTRVSAHGAAAYPEGLRAALAAVPPSVRALSAFYEILLPLGLRTALARPAQLTVQYSSAANVSSLNLYWYNPAANSYVLQQDVTGAAPVLDAANRTYTININHFSTFVLFESGVAVITGSAYSGGDLTAFNFPNPFDLGSKDVTPIHGNVGQSEFLGVRGTMLRIAVPPDSGGEGVVNIFNVAGERVRRIELGALAGGQFYYRPWDGRNDAGREVASGVYIAQVKVGKKAAFFKMALVK from the coding sequence ATGGGGCGATATGCCGCGGTCGCAGCACTCACGCTGCTCGCCCTCCCTTCGAGTGCGCGGGCGACGTTCTATCTGTGGAACGGCGCGGCCGGCGACATCAACTGGTACACCCCGGACAACTGGACGCCCAGCGGGACGCCCGGGCCTGCCGACGACGTCCTCATCCCCTCGGGGAGCGTCTACGTCGACGCGAGCTCTCCGGCGATCAGCGTGAACCTGCTGAACCTCGGCAGCGGCGCGTCGGCGGCCACGCTCCGCCTTTCGACGGGGATCATCGCGACGCCGACGATGAACGTCCGCAACAAGGCGACCCTCCTCTTCGAGACGACCGCGCCCGTCTCGGTCGCGAACCTCACCGTCGAGAACGGCGGGCTCGTCACGCATACCGGGCCTCTGGCGCTCTCCAGCGCCACGGTGCGCATCCAGGCCGACGTCTTCGTCATGCAGCTGGGCTCGACGGTCTCGGTGAGCGGGAAGGGCTACGGCGGCGGCTTCGCCGTCCAGTCGGGCTCGGGACCCGGCTCCGGGTTCGGCACGACCAACGGCGCCGACGGCGGCGGGCACGCGCAGTACGGCGGCATCGGCTACGGAAGCGGGCACACCGGAGGCAACCTCTACGACGACCTCTTCGACCCCTACGACCACGGCAGCGGCGGCGGCGGCGCGCTGGCGCCCTGCTACGGGGGCGCCGGGGGCGGAGTCGTGCGCATCGATGCGACCTCGGCGACGCTCAACGGCTACATCGCCGCCGACGGGAACTCGGGGACGACCGGCTGTCTCGGCGGCGGCGGCGGCGGCGCCGGCGGCACCATCAACGTGAAGACCTCCTACCTCCTCGGGACAGGGACCATGACCGTCCTGGGAGGCAACGGCGCCAACGGGACGAACTTCGGCGGCGGGGGCGGCTCCGGCGGGCGCGTGGCCGTCCGCGTCACCGGCGAGAACTACGCCCGCGTGCGCATCTCCTCGGCGTCCGGCAACGGCGGAACGGGCGCCGGCTTCGGCACGGCGCCGACGGGACCGGGGCTCGTCGTCATGGAGCCCAAGATCTGGACCGGCGACGCGGGCGAAGGCTCGACCTGCCGGAACACCCTCAACTGGAGCGGCTACATCAGCCCCCAGAGCGGCGAACACGTCGTCTTCGGCTCCACGAACCCGACGTACGGCTGCTTCTGGGACGTCCCGCCGGCGGTCACGGTCGGATCCGTGACCCTGAGGCCCTCGTACGCAGGGAACCTCCGCGTGACGACGAACATGACGGTCAGCGGGCGCTTCCTCGTCCAGAACGGGACGGTGACGATGAACGCGAACCTCCCGCTGCTGCTGGGCGGCGACCTCCAGCAGACCGGAGGGCGCTTCGACCTCAACAGCGGCAGCGTCACCTTCACGGGGCCCGTGCCGCAGACCGCGACGCTTCTCACCGGCTCGACGCTCTATCATTTCAACGCGCTCGCCGGCGCCCAGGTGACGGTGGTCAGCGACCTCGCGCTGCGCGGCAACATCACCGCCCAGGCCGGGTCCACCATCAGCTTCCCGTCCCCCACGGTGTTCTGGAGCAGCGGGAGCCTCACCGCGCTGGGCAAGATCGACTTCGCCGCCGGACATCTCACGCTCCTCGGCGGCTCGCAGCTGCAGACCCTGTCGCTCCCGAGGCTCAGCGACCTGCGCATCAGCAACCCCTTCGGCGCCCTCATCCCGGGGGGCTCCTCGATGAGCGTCGTCGGACAGGTCCTCGTCGACACCGGCACCTCGCTCAACGGCGCGGCGGTACGCCTCAATGTCTACGGGGACTGGCAGAACTACGGGACCTTCAACGCGCCGGGGAGCACGCTTTCGTTCATCGCGGCGAGCGGCGACCAGAACTACTACGCGGGAGGGAGTCTTCCGAACCTCCAGTTGGCCAAGGCCGCGGGGAGTCTCCTCCTGCGCGTCCCCGTGACGGTCACCGGGAACCTGACGCTCTCCACCGGAACCCTCGACCTCGACGGGCTCTCACACAGCGTCCGGGGGCACTTTACGCAGATGGGAGGGACGCTGTCGGTGGCGGGCAGCACGCTCGTCTTCGACGGCAGCGCGGTCCAGACGGTCTCGCTGCTGCCGGGGACCTCGTTCCAGAACTTCATCTCTTCGAACGCCCTGTCCGTGCGGCTGGTCAGCTCCGTCAGCGTCGAAGGGAACCTCATCGTCGCGCGCGGGATCCTGGACTTCTCGACGATGTCCGTGCATGTCGGCGGCGATTTCCGCAACCTGGGCTCCTCGTCCACGGCGGCCAACGCTTCCACCGTGACCCTCAACGGGACCGCCCTGCAGACCCTCGCCCTGCGCGCCGGCGACGCGCTCGACAGCCTCGTCGCGGCGAACACGGGCGCGGGCGTCCTGCTCGCGAGCACCGTGGCGCTGCGGCGGAACTTCACGGTGTCGCCCGGGACGCGCTTCGACGGCGGAGCGGGCGTCTTCAACCTCTACGGCTCGAGCGCGCTCTGGGACACGGCGGGCGCCGACTACGTCGGTTCCGCGGGGCACGTCGTGAAGTGGTCCAGCCCGATCTACGTCTCGGCCGGGAGCACGGTCAGCGCCCAGGTCCTCTTGTCCACTCGCGCGACGCTTTTGGGCGCCCTGAACATCGGCGACGGGAACCTCAGCGTGCTCTCCGGCGCGCTCCTCAGCGCCCTTTCGAGCACGATCACGCTCCGCGGCGCCTCGGACCTGCTTTTCGCCCCGACCGGGACGAAGTACCTCTCCAACGCCGCCTCCTGGATCGTCTTCGAGGGCGGAGGCACGGACCGCGCGATGTCCATCTCCACCGGTCCGCTGCGCAACCTCCGCTTCAGCCCCGCGAGCGTCACCGACTCCTTCAAGCTCTCGACGGTCCAGGTCACGGGGCACCTCATCCTCGAGAAAGGGACCCTGCGCTCGAGCTTCACGCCGACCATCGAGGTCCAGGGGGACTTCGTCAACAGCGGCGGCGTCGTCGACCTCACGGCGGACACGACCTCGACTCTGCGCATGACGGGTCCCGTCGAGCAGCGCCTGGAGCTGCGCGCCGGCGACAAGCTCTGGCGCTACGAGGTCGCCTCCGCGAGCGTCGTGCGCGTCGCGGGGGCGGGCCTCACGCTCTACGACGACCTGGTGATGACCGCCGGGACCCTCAACGGGGGCGTCGCGCGCATCGACCTCTATCGCAACTGGGTCGGCGGCTTGGCCCTCTTCGAAGCCGCGGCGAGCACGGTGGCCTTCGTCAACCCGGCGGCCTTCACGCGGCAGACCTTCACCGACGCCAACCACCCGGTCTTCAACGGCCTCCAGGTCTCGGTGACCACGATGGCCTTCGCCTCCCAGTTCGACGCCGCGGTCTTCACCGCCGACCGGCCCAGCGGCCTCGTCTACTTCGTCCCCTCCGGGATGCACCGCATCTATGACTTCCGCGCGAACGGCGGCGCTCCGACGACGCGCCTGCGCCTGCGCTGCAGCGCGCCGGGCGCCCGCTGGAACCTCCAGGTCGTCTCGGTCTCGACGGTGAGCAGCGTCGACGTCTCCTACTCGAGCGCCCCCACCGGCGCCACGGTACAGGCCAACGACGGTCTCACGATCGACGGGGGGGAGAACGTCAACTGGAACTTCCTGCCCAAGCTCGTCGTCGTCGCTCCCGGAGAGACCTTCACGGAATGGTCCGGGAAGAGCGGCCCCCCCGACCTCCAGACCGCCGGGTCGACCTTCACCGTGACCGTCCAGGCGGTCTCCGACGCTTTCGGCATGGTGCGCAACTACAGCGCCCCGGTGAGCATCGGGTCGAGCGACATCTTCGCCACGGGCCTGGGGGTGCGGACCCTCGTCAACGGCACGACCACCTACGACGTGGTGCTGCGCCGCGCGGAGCCCAACCCGCGAACCACGACGCTCAGCGCCTCCGGCGCCCAGACCTTCGGCATCGCCATGTCGACGCTCAGCGTGCAGCCGACCGCCTTCGACCGGCTCCAGATCCTGCTCGTCGGCGAGGACGCCCTGCCGGGCTCCCCGAGCGGCAAGACCAGCGTCGCCGACGTCCAGACCTCCGGCGTCCCCTTCGCGGTCCTCATCCGCGCCGTGGACCGCTTCTACAACCGGATCGACGCCGCGCCGGCCCACGTCGTCGCCGTGGACTCGCTCTCCGCCTCCTCGAAGACGCTTCCGGCCCCGCAGGCGCTCTCCGCCGGCGTCGCGACCCTCGGCGGCGCCATCGTCTACTCGACCGGCGTCTACTCGATGCGGGCCTACGACGCCACCGACGGGACGAAGTTCTCCAACGTGAGCTCGACCTTCTCGATCTTCTCCTTCAACTTCACGAGCCCGACGGTGCGGATCTCCATCCCTCCGGGGGCCTTCGTCCCGACCCTCGGCGGGCGCATCGCGGGGACCGCCGCCGACGACGTCGCCATCGCGCGCGTCGACGTCGCCTTCCGCGACAACGTCGCGATGCTCTTCTATGACTGGACCTCCGGGGCCTTCGACTCGGCGACGCCGGTCTTCGGGAAATCCACGCTCTCACCGCCCAACGGGAAGAGCGTCATCTGGAGCATCCCGTTCAGCGATGAGAAGCTGACGGAGGGAACCTCCTATTACGCGGTCGTGCGCTCCTCGAACCCGACGGGCCTGCTCGCCAACCACGAATCCACCTTCACCTTCAGCACGAGCAGGCTGGTCTTCGGCGCCGGCGACGGCCAGGGCGGCGGCTTCATCACCCCCGTGGCCACCGCCGCCTGCACCGCCCTGAGCACCGCCACGGTCACCTTCGGGACCGGCAACGACGGCATCGGCCCGGGAGGCATGGTCGCCCTCCACATCCCCGAGGGCTGGACTCCGCTGGCCGGCTACACCCCGAAGACGGATCCGGACCTCGGGTTCGTCACGATCCTCTCGACCTCTCTGGCCTGGACCGTCGCCGGCTCCAGCGAGATCCTCGTGAATCCTCCCAGCATCGCCAGCACGACGCTCGGCTCCAACTGGGTCGTCGTCCGGGTCAAAGACGGCGCCCCCAACGGCTTCAAGTCGGGCGAACAGATCCGTTTCGTCTACAACGGCTACCCGCCCTCCGGCCCGGGGACCGGGCCCCAGCTCTTCGAGCTCCGCACGCAGGGCGGTGCGGGCGGCGCGCTGCTCCCGGTCGCGCTCTCCCCGAGCATCTACATCACGAGCGGCCCCGCCCGACTGCTGAGCTTCACCTCCTATGAGCCGGTGGCGCTCGGCCCCTTGCAGACCTCCCCGACGATGCAGCTGCGCGTCACGGACCTCTGCGGGAACCCCGCGACCGCGACCGCGACCATCAACGCGGGGCTCATGGCCGGCGTCCAGAACGCCGGCGGCTTCGCCGTCGACGATAGCGCCCAGTTCTTCCTCGTCGGAGCCGTCCCGACGCTGGGCGCCTTCATCGCCCCCGGAGACGACAGCTCCCAGCCCTTCTACTACTACACCTCCACGACGGGCCTCTCGGGCGAAGTCGTCCGCGCCACGGCCACCGTCCTCAACGCGACGGCCGAGGCCGCGCGCTACGTCACGCTCCTCGCCAGCTCCGCGACCTTCGCGGGAGTCTCCATCGACACCGGGACCCTCCTGCCGGGAGCGACGAGCGCGCTCCTGCAGGTCGGCGTCACCGGAGCCATGGCGTACGTGCGCTTCACGCTCGCCGACTCGCGCGTCCCCTGGGACCTGGTCCTCTCGACCGACCCGTCCTCCTATCATCCTCCCCTGCTCGCCGCCAGCGGGATGGGCGCCGCCGCGGCGCAGACCGTGCCCTGGAACGGGGTCGTCTGCCCTCCGGGCGTCCTCTGCCGCTACGCCGACCCCGGCCGCTACTACCTCCGCTTGCGCGCGGCCGGCGCCGACGCCCGCGTCCTCGAGGTCCGCGTCCCCGTCACCGCCTCCATCCGCGGGCGTCTCGGCAGCGCCGGCGCGGACGCCTTCGTTCGCGCGGAGGGTCCCGGCGCCGGCCCGGGCGCCTTCGCCGTCGCGAGCTCCACCGGCTACTTCGTCGTCTACGGCCTCAGCGCGGGCGGTCGGTACAACGTCACGGCCTCCACCCTCGCCACGGCGCTCGGCCAGGGCGTGTACCTGAGCACGACGGCTTCCGGCGCGGTCGCGAGCGCGCCGGGCACGGACCTCGGAACGCTCGCGCTCCCCTCTCCGTCGTTCATCCGCATGAGCGTCACCATCCCGCTGCCGGCCCCCTACGAGTTCTGGGGCAGCGTCTACGCGCACGACGCGGGCTTCAGCGGGCAGGCCTTCGGGACGCTGCACTACTCCTCGGGGAGCGCCGTCTCCGACGACGGGACGCAGGCGACCGGCCGCTCCGCGAGCACCTGGACGGCGCTCGCCCTGCCGGCGGGACGCTACGACCTGGACGTCTCCCTCTTCCAGGTCGGCATCACCACGACCTACTACGCCGTCGACCTCGCCGACGGCGGCCGCAGCGACCTCAACCTGGTCATGCCGCGGCGCCTGAACGTCTCGGGCCGCGCGGTCCTCCCTTCGACGGCGCCCGCCGGGGCCTGGATCTCGGTGCAGGCCATCCCCCAGGGGGGACGCTCTCCCGGCGCCTACGCCTCGGTCTACATACCGCCGCCGGCCGGGGCCGTGCAGCCCACCAGCGCGACCTACACCCTCTACGGCCTCGACCCGGGGACCTGGACGGTGCAGGCGGTCTCTCCGGGTTGGCTCTCCACGGGGACGACCGTCGTCCTCTCGACCGGCGACGTCGGCGACCCCGCGACGGGCCTCGGCGGCGCGGACCTGCCGCTGGGCTGGGGCCGCGTGCTCGGCGGAACGGTCTCCGTCTCCGGCGACACGCGGGGCCTGGGCGGGAGCGACGGGCTGCCCGGCTTCGCGGTGCGCGTCGACGCCTACGACCCCGCGACCTTCGCGCACGCGGGCGTGACGGTGCGCCTGGCCACCTCCGCGGTCCTCGCCGCGGCCACCTTCTCGCTGACGGGGCTGGAGGCGGGGGATTGGAGGGTCACGGCCGCGCTCGCGGGCTTCGACAAGGTCCCGCCCGCGCCCGAGCTGGCGACGGTCCCGGGCTCCGGGAGCGCCGCGCCCGTGACGGTCTCCCTCGCTCCGAACTCCTCGAGGGTCCGCCTCCAGCTCGTCCTCCCGCCGGCCTCCGGCTGCCGGAACGCGGCGGACTACAAGGCGGTGGGCATCTACATGAGCGGACCGCAGACGGACCTGCCGGCGGCGGCCGACATCACGGCGCTCAACGGGACCAACGGCGTCGTGGAGAGCTTCCACTGCTCGAGCATGACCTTCCTCTCTCCGCCGATGGCGACGGGGCTCTACCGCTTCCAGGCCGTCTACGGACCCGGAGGCCAGCGCCGGGAGCTCTATTTTCCGCTCGTCAACGGCTCGACGGAGACGGCGGTCCTGGACCTGAGCGCGGCGACCTACACGGTGACCGGGAGTCTCGCGCTCTCCGGACCGGTCTCCTTCCCGTCGGCCGCCGGCTACACGCTGTCCGCGAGTTCGCCGGCCGGGATCACGGCGCTGTCGAGCTCCTCGGCCTACTGCCTGCTCTCCTCCAGCCACCCGACGGTCCTCTCGAGCTTCCACGTCGAGCTCCTCCCGCTCGACCTGCGGGGCGGGCCCGCGCCGGGGCCGCTGCTGCTCAGCACGGCCTCCTGCGCCGCCTACGCGGTGCCCGGCGGCGCGGACGGCCCGCCGCCGCTCTTGGCCTACGCCGCCGCGGTGGGGGCCGACGGCTCCTTCCGCTTCGACGGCGTCCCGGCCGGGAGCTATCTCCTGCGCACCCCGCGCGAGCTCGACGGCCGCGCGGACGACGGCGAGGAGCTCGCCGACGCCTCCAGGACCGTCGAGGTGAAGGGGCCGACCAGCGTCCAGGTCCCGGTCGGGGTCGGCTCGCGTGTCTCCGGACTCGTCACGCTCCCCTACTCCGTGGCGCCCGGCCGCCCGGTCACGGTGCGCCTCCTCGACTCCGCGGGACGGACGGCGCGCAGCATCCTCGCCCAGTTCAACGGTGAGCGCTCCGCCTCCTTCTCCTTCGAGCGCGTCGGCGACGGGGACTACACCCTGGCCGCCGAGGACACCGGCTGGCCGAGGGGCTACGCCGCCCGACCCGCAGCGGTCCGCGTCCGGGGGGCCGACATGGAAGACCTCCAGGTCTCCCTCGTGCTCGCCGGCAGCGTCCGGGGGCGGGTCGCCGTGGAGCTCCGCAAGGCCGACGGGACGCGCGAGTTCGTCCTCGTCGGCGCCGGCAACCGCTCGCTCCTGCCGGTCGGGCTGAGCCTCCAGGCCGTCGCCGTCCCCTGGGTCGACGGCGGCTATTTCCCCGCCCTGTCCGAAGACTGCGGCGGCTCGGCCTGCAGCGCCGTCGCCATCGACGCGAACGGGCAGTTCCTCATCCCCGGCGTCCTGCCCGGCCTCTATGACGTGGAGGCCGCGGCCCCGGCCGGCTCCGCGGACGGCGCCCTCAGCCTCGTCGGAGATTCCCTCTCCGGCATCGAGGTGCGCGAGGGTCAGTCGGTGGACGCCGGCACGCTGCGCCTGCGCTCCTCCCTCGCGCTGGCGGGGAAGGTGCGCGACGCGTCGACGGGGGCCCCGCTGCCGAACATCCGCGTCCTCGCTCGGCCTACGGTGAGCGTTCCCGGGCAGACCACCGCGCGGCGCGCCGCTCCGGAGACGACCTCGGCCTCCGACGGCAGCTACGCCCTCGAGGGTCTGGACCCCGCCGTCCGCTTCTACGACGTCGTCGCCGCGCCGCGCGGGGAAGGACAGCCGGGCGATTACGTGCCGGGCTACGCGCAGAAGATCGCCGCCGCCGTCGACCTGGTCAGCACCGGGACGGTGGACTTCTCGCTCCAGGCGGCGCCGTATTCGCTCTCGGGACGGGTCGTCGGGACGGCCGGGCTGCCCCTGAAGGCGTCCCTGGGCGACGGCACCGCCCCCGGGGCCGCCGTCTACGTGCAGAAGCAGGGCGCGATCCCGCTCGAAGGGGCGCTCGCCGACGTCTCCGTCCGCACCGACGACCTCGGGTTCTTCGCGGTCCCCGGCCTCTCGAGCGGGGTCTACCGCGTCGTCTTCTCCGCGCTCGGCTTCGCGACGCTCTCGCGCACGGTCAACCTCTCCGCGGGCTCGCTGGACCTCGGGACCGTGACCCTCGGGCTGGGGGCGACGCTCTCCGGGTCCCTGCTCAAGAGCGACGGCAGCGTCATCGGCGAGGACGAGGTCGTCTCCATCCTCGCCGCCACGGCCGGGACCGACGACGTCCTCTCGGGGACTCTCGCGCAGGACCCCAACACGCGCGCCGTCACGGGCTACCGCATCGGCGGCTTCCGGGGCAACACCCCCTATCGCATCCTCCTCCTGGGACGCGACGGACAGACCGCGGTCCCCGTCGAGGCGGGGAGCGTGGTCTTCAGCGACACGACGACGGAGCGCTCCCTCGACCTCGTCCTGCGGCCCTCGCGGCCCCTGGTCTCCGCGAAGTCCCGCCGCTCGGGAGGGGACTTCCTCATCGACTTCATGCTGAGCTCCCCGCTGCGCTCGCGCACGGGCGTCGACGAGGACCTCTCCCTGCTCGTCGCGACGGTCGCCGCCGCGGGCTCCTTCCTCGACGGCGAGATCTCCGCCGACCGGCGCCGCGTCAGCGTGACCTACCGTCCCGGGGTGAGCGAGTCCAGCTTCACGATCCGCCTGCGGGGCTACAGCGCCGAGCCCGACCCGGAGACCCTCAGCGTCTCCGACCCCGGCTACCTGCAGGTCGCGACCTTCACCTTCTACGCGGGCGTCGACGGCTACAACCGGGCGAACATCCCCAACGCGACCGGAGGCACGCTCGCGCTCGAGGCCGACCCCGCGCGCGTGCGCCTGCCCCGGGGAGCCTTCTTCGTCGACTCCTCTTCCTCCGTGCAGGTCTCCATCCAGCGTTCCGACACGAATCTCGGGGCCTCGGGGACGCGGGTCTCGGCTCATGGCGCCGCGGCCTATCCCGAGGGCCTGCGCGCCGCGCTGGCCGCCGTGCCGCCGAGCGTGCGGGCGCTGAGCGCGTTCTACGAGATCCTCCTTCCGCTGGGGCTGCGCACGGCGCTCGCGCGCCCCGCCCAGCTGACCGTGCAGTACTCGAGCGCGGCGAACGTCTCGAGCCTCAACCTCTATTGGTACAACCCGGCGGCCAACTCCTACGTCCTGCAGCAGGACGTCACGGGCGCCGCGCCGGTCCTCGACGCCGCCAACCGCACGTACACCATCAACATCAACCACTTCTCGACCTTCGTCCTCTTCGAGAGCGGGGTCGCCGTCATCACCGGCAGCGCCTATTCCGGAGGGGACCTGACCGCCTTCAACTTCCCCAACCCCTTCGACCTCGGGAGCAAGGACGTGACGCCGATCCACGGCAACGTCGGTCAGAGCGAGTTCCTGGGGGTGCGCGGCACGATGCTGCGCATCGCGGTCCCGCCGGACTCCGGAGGCGAAGGCGTCGTGAACATCTTCAACGTCGCCGGCGAACGCGTGCGGCGCATCGAGCTCGGAGCGCTCGCCGGGGGGCAGTTCTATTACCGGCCGTGGGACGGGCGCAACGACGCGGGGCGCGAGGTCGCCAGCGGCGTCTACATCGCCCAGGTCAAGGTGGGCAAAAAGGCGGCGTTCTTCAAGATGGCGCTGGTCAAATGA